A single Paratractidigestivibacter faecalis DNA region contains:
- a CDS encoding YajQ family cyclic di-GMP-binding protein yields MAKESSFDVVSTVDMQEVDNAYQQAARELTQRYDLKGTGATLELSKKDGAFKIEAPSEFVASQVRDILGSKLVKRGIDLSAIRWADPQAATGMSVRQAGTIVQGIDQDTTKRIAKDIRDLKVKAKATVEGDKLRVSSASRDVLQSVIAALKGNDYGQPLQFVNYR; encoded by the coding sequence ATGGCCAAGGAATCAAGCTTCGACGTCGTCTCCACCGTTGACATGCAGGAGGTCGACAACGCCTATCAGCAGGCCGCCCGCGAGCTCACGCAGCGCTACGACCTCAAGGGCACGGGTGCCACCCTCGAGCTCTCCAAGAAGGACGGCGCCTTCAAGATCGAGGCCCCCTCGGAGTTCGTGGCGAGCCAGGTACGCGACATCCTGGGCTCTAAGCTGGTGAAGCGCGGCATCGACCTCTCCGCCATCCGCTGGGCAGACCCGCAGGCCGCCACCGGCATGTCCGTCCGCCAGGCGGGTACCATCGTCCAGGGCATCGACCAGGACACCACCAAGCGCATCGCCAAGGACATCCGCGACCTCAAGGTCAAGGCCAAGGCGACCGTCGAGGGTGACAAGCTCCGTGTCTCCTCCGCCTCGCGCGACGTGCTGCAGTCCGTCATCGCCGCGCTCAAGGGCAACGACTACGGCCAGCCCCTCCAGTTCGTCAACTACCGCTAG
- the rimO gene encoding 30S ribosomal protein S12 methylthiotransferase RimO, translated as MAEQTPIASVLFVTLGCAKNEVDTDRMRALLLKAGFSEAADPEEADVAIVNTCSFLASATEESVEATLELAEGRAEGVRECPIVMCGCVPSRYGDELPEQLPEVAAFVRSEDEDGIVGVVADVLGVQANLAPVDFSGTLRTIDGASSFVKISEGCDRFCAFCAIPYIRGRYHSRPADQICAEVADLMEGGVREVVLIGQDTGIWGSDFEGDQTLAKLLRQVAEVVRPYDGWVRVLYLQPEGMTDELIATIRDVDEVLPYIDIPIQHCSERVLASMGRSGSTEQLRELFARLRREIPGMVLRTTGMCGFPGETDEEADELYDFIQEEEFDYTSVFAYSQEDGTKAARMEDQVDEDVKLERTQRLMDLVEQLGFSATAKHVGERVRVIIDGAEEGEDGPELIGHAWFQAPDCDGAVHIAAGEVSVGDIVTVDLVDSFCYELVGEIVEEGEAE; from the coding sequence GTGGCAGAGCAGACCCCAATCGCCTCCGTCCTCTTCGTGACCCTCGGGTGCGCCAAGAACGAGGTCGACACCGACCGCATGCGCGCCCTTCTCCTCAAGGCCGGCTTCTCCGAGGCCGCAGACCCCGAGGAGGCCGACGTCGCCATCGTCAACACCTGCTCCTTCCTGGCCTCGGCCACCGAGGAGTCCGTCGAGGCCACCCTCGAACTGGCGGAGGGCCGCGCCGAGGGCGTTCGCGAGTGCCCCATCGTCATGTGCGGCTGCGTTCCCTCGCGCTATGGCGACGAGCTGCCCGAGCAGCTCCCCGAGGTGGCTGCGTTCGTGCGCTCCGAGGACGAGGACGGCATCGTCGGCGTCGTGGCCGACGTCTTGGGCGTCCAGGCCAACCTCGCTCCCGTCGACTTCTCCGGCACCCTGCGCACCATCGACGGCGCCTCCTCCTTCGTCAAGATCTCTGAGGGCTGCGACCGCTTCTGCGCCTTCTGCGCCATCCCGTACATCCGCGGCCGCTACCACTCCCGTCCCGCCGACCAGATTTGCGCCGAGGTCGCCGACCTCATGGAGGGCGGCGTCCGCGAGGTCGTCCTCATCGGCCAGGACACCGGCATCTGGGGCTCAGACTTCGAGGGCGACCAGACGCTCGCCAAGCTGCTTCGACAGGTGGCGGAGGTCGTGCGCCCCTACGACGGTTGGGTGCGCGTGCTCTACCTGCAGCCCGAGGGCATGACCGACGAGCTCATCGCCACCATCCGCGACGTTGACGAGGTGCTGCCCTACATCGACATCCCCATCCAGCACTGCTCCGAGCGCGTGCTGGCCTCCATGGGGCGCTCCGGCTCCACCGAGCAGCTCCGCGAGCTCTTCGCGCGCCTGCGCCGCGAGATTCCCGGCATGGTCCTGCGCACCACGGGCATGTGCGGCTTCCCCGGCGAGACGGACGAGGAGGCCGACGAGCTCTACGACTTCATCCAGGAGGAGGAGTTCGACTACACCTCCGTCTTCGCCTACTCCCAGGAGGACGGCACCAAGGCCGCCCGCATGGAGGACCAGGTGGACGAGGACGTCAAGCTGGAGCGCACGCAGCGCCTCATGGACCTCGTCGAGCAGCTGGGCTTCTCGGCCACGGCCAAGCACGTGGGCGAGCGCGTGAGGGTCATCATCGACGGCGCCGAGGAGGGCGAGGACGGCCCCGAGCTCATCGGCCACGCCTGGTTCCAGGCTCCCGACTGCGACGGCGCCGTGCACATCGCCGCGGGCGAGGTCTCCGTGGGTGACATCGTGACCGTGGACCTCGTGGACTCCTTCTGCTACGAGCTCGTCGGAGAGATCGTCGAGGAAGGGGAGGCCGAGTAG
- the pgsA gene encoding CDP-diacylglycerol--glycerol-3-phosphate 3-phosphatidyltransferase, with protein MSAKKSIWTPANVVTCARVVLVPLWLVIAELVGVPSGETLSWSAMGVFAFFLLISLTDKVDGYLARSRNEVTTFGKFLDPIADKLAVVVSLCFLLEHGVVGSWVLLVVVAREFLVSGLRMVVASRGVVIAASNLGKWKTATTMTSICGLLFVCALPAESCAALPLALAFQLLLVVAMALTAWSGIDYFAKSWKYLVEED; from the coding sequence TTGTCTGCGAAGAAGAGCATCTGGACCCCCGCCAACGTCGTCACCTGCGCCAGGGTGGTGCTCGTGCCCCTGTGGCTCGTGATTGCCGAGCTGGTGGGCGTCCCCTCGGGCGAGACCCTGAGCTGGTCCGCCATGGGCGTCTTCGCCTTCTTCCTGCTCATCTCGCTCACCGACAAGGTGGACGGCTACCTCGCGCGTTCTCGCAACGAGGTCACGACCTTCGGCAAGTTCCTCGACCCCATCGCCGACAAGCTCGCCGTGGTGGTTTCGCTCTGCTTCCTGCTCGAGCACGGCGTGGTGGGAAGCTGGGTGCTTCTCGTCGTGGTCGCGCGCGAGTTTCTGGTCTCCGGCCTGCGCATGGTCGTGGCCTCCAGGGGCGTGGTCATCGCGGCCAGCAACCTCGGCAAGTGGAAGACGGCCACCACCATGACCTCCATCTGTGGCCTTCTCTTCGTCTGTGCCCTTCCGGCGGAGAGCTGCGCTGCCCTGCCGCTGGCTTTGGCCTTCCAGCTGCTCCTCGTCGTCGCCATGGCGCTCACGGCCTGGTCCGGCATCGACTACTTCGCCAAGTCCTGGAAGTACCTCGTGGAGGAGGACTAG
- a CDS encoding CinA family protein, which translates to MGVEILPESECLYELASQVVEKGSELGLTVGTAESCTGGLVAGCLTAVPGSSSVVRGGVVSYAVPVKHEVLGVSQQVLDEPGVGAVSSECACQMAEGARRVLGCDVAVSLTGIAGPGGEEPGKPVGTVWMGLSTAAGVRSVLHRFGGDRAQVRSAAVARALELLCEGLVESS; encoded by the coding sequence GTGGGCGTTGAGATCCTTCCAGAGAGCGAGTGCCTCTACGAGCTCGCCAGTCAGGTAGTAGAGAAGGGCTCCGAGCTCGGGCTCACCGTGGGGACCGCCGAGTCCTGCACCGGAGGTCTCGTGGCGGGCTGCCTCACGGCCGTCCCCGGGTCCTCCTCGGTCGTGCGTGGCGGCGTGGTGAGCTACGCCGTCCCGGTCAAGCACGAGGTCCTGGGCGTCAGCCAGCAGGTCCTCGACGAGCCCGGCGTCGGCGCCGTCTCCTCCGAGTGCGCCTGCCAGATGGCCGAGGGCGCCCGTCGCGTCCTCGGGTGTGACGTGGCCGTCTCGCTCACCGGCATCGCCGGCCCTGGGGGAGAGGAGCCCGGCAAGCCCGTGGGCACCGTCTGGATGGGGCTCTCCACGGCTGCCGGCGTCAGAAGCGTGCTTCATCGCTTTGGCGGAGACCGTGCGCAGGTCCGCTCCGCCGCCGTGGCCAGGGCTCTTGAGCTTCTTTGTGAAGGCCTTGTGGAAAGTTCCTAG
- the recA gene encoding recombinase RecA has protein sequence MAKTKGTSKEILPATTGEEREKVLKATEDEIIKKFGKGSIMRFGDDGPSMEVEAIPTGSLALDAALGIGGVPRGRIVEIYGPESSGKTTLSLEILAEAQAMGGVVAFIDAEHALDPGYAARIGVDIDDVLISQPDTGEQALEICDMLVRSGAIDVVVVDSVAALVPRAEIEGEIGDTTVGLQARLMSQALRKLAGSLSKSNTTCIFINQLREKIGVMFGNPETTPGGRALKFFASVRMDIRRIDSIKVNGENIGNRVRVKVVKNKVAPPFKQAEFDIMYGKGISKEGSLLDMAVEYDIVNKSGSWFTYDTERLGQGREAAKEFLATNPDLMAEIDHKVRVACGLELGDEPAGMPVEDADAGSLTE, from the coding sequence ATGGCCAAGACCAAGGGAACGTCCAAGGAGATCCTGCCCGCCACCACGGGCGAGGAGCGCGAGAAGGTCCTCAAGGCAACCGAGGACGAGATCATCAAGAAGTTCGGCAAGGGCTCCATCATGAGGTTCGGAGACGACGGACCCAGCATGGAGGTCGAGGCCATCCCCACGGGCTCGCTCGCCCTTGATGCCGCGCTGGGCATCGGAGGCGTTCCCCGTGGCCGCATCGTCGAGATCTACGGCCCCGAGTCCTCCGGCAAGACCACGCTCTCTCTCGAGATCTTGGCTGAGGCCCAGGCCATGGGCGGCGTCGTTGCGTTCATCGACGCTGAGCACGCCCTCGACCCCGGCTATGCCGCGCGCATCGGCGTCGACATCGACGACGTCCTCATCTCCCAGCCCGACACCGGCGAGCAGGCGCTCGAGATCTGTGACATGCTCGTGCGCTCCGGCGCCATCGACGTCGTGGTCGTGGACTCCGTCGCGGCCCTCGTGCCCCGCGCCGAGATCGAGGGAGAGATCGGAGACACCACCGTTGGCCTGCAGGCCCGCCTCATGAGCCAGGCCCTGAGAAAACTCGCCGGCTCCCTCTCCAAGTCAAACACCACCTGCATCTTCATCAACCAGCTGCGCGAGAAGATCGGCGTCATGTTCGGCAACCCCGAGACCACGCCTGGCGGTCGCGCCCTCAAGTTCTTCGCGTCCGTCCGCATGGACATCCGTCGCATCGACAGCATCAAGGTCAACGGCGAGAACATCGGCAACCGCGTCCGCGTCAAGGTCGTCAAGAACAAGGTCGCCCCTCCCTTCAAGCAGGCCGAGTTCGACATCATGTATGGAAAGGGCATCTCCAAGGAGGGCTCGCTTCTGGACATGGCCGTCGAGTACGACATCGTCAACAAGTCGGGCTCCTGGTTCACCTATGACACAGAGCGCCTCGGGCAGGGCCGAGAGGCGGCCAAGGAGTTCCTTGCCACCAACCCTGACCTCATGGCGGAGATTGACCACAAGGTGCGCGTGGCCTGTGGCCTCGAGCTGGGCGACGAGCCTGCCGGCATGCCCGTTGAGGACGCTGACGCTGGCAGCCTGACCGAGTAG
- a CDS encoding regulatory protein RecX — MCNLSFSWDVELPERGSASLGGRRPLAILVICSESHGQERIPIPKAVGRRLVSLLESDGEQPSGRSELLYRVRAISLEQARSKAEDLLNRRDYSSSELAAKLGETGFHPSVADEVVARFVEVGLLDDGRFAELFARSKAAAGWGRIKIERELARRGVDATQLEGWPSGYLEEDESETAFALASRRRLSGKNDFQKLVRFLCGRGFPMGVAMDAAKRVLAEAEQG, encoded by the coding sequence GTGTGCAACCTCAGCTTCAGCTGGGACGTCGAGCTTCCCGAGCGGGGTTCGGCCTCGCTCGGGGGGCGTCGCCCCCTTGCGATCCTCGTCATCTGCTCTGAGTCCCACGGGCAGGAGCGCATTCCAATTCCCAAGGCGGTAGGCAGGAGGCTCGTTTCGCTTCTGGAGTCCGACGGCGAGCAGCCGTCTGGGCGCTCGGAGCTCCTCTATCGCGTGCGGGCCATCTCGCTCGAGCAGGCCCGGTCCAAGGCGGAGGACCTTCTCAACAGGAGGGACTACTCATCGAGCGAGCTTGCGGCCAAGCTCGGGGAGACCGGGTTCCACCCCTCCGTGGCCGACGAGGTCGTTGCGAGGTTCGTCGAGGTGGGCCTTCTTGATGACGGGCGGTTTGCGGAGCTGTTCGCCCGCTCCAAGGCCGCGGCCGGATGGGGGCGCATCAAGATCGAGCGCGAGCTGGCCCGTCGTGGCGTCGACGCCACACAGCTTGAGGGGTGGCCTTCCGGCTATCTTGAGGAGGACGAGTCCGAGACAGCGTTTGCCCTTGCCTCCCGCAGGCGTCTTTCAGGCAAGAACGACTTCCAGAAGCTCGTCCGCTTCCTCTGCGGGCGCGGTTTTCCCATGGGTGTAGCCATGGATGCCGCAAAGAGGGTCCTTGCGGAGGCCGAGCAGGGCTGA